The nucleotide sequence ATTGAAATGCTGTATGTTCATAAGAACTATTTAAGCCAAAAAGTAGGGCAAAAATTGTTAGAATCTCTTATTAAGAAGGCAAAGACAATCCATCTTAGCAGGGTGGTTACTGAATCAAGTATAACAGCTAAACCATTTTTTGAAAAACAGGGTTTTGAAATATTGAAAAAACAGGTTAAAACCTTCAATAATGTTGATTTTCTAAATTATAAGATGAAAAAAAGAATTTAAAGACATTTTCATCATTTATTTGTGATATTACATGTTGATCTGGTAACATCAGAAAATTTAACATCCCCAATCCATCTACTTTTACATTCACATTCAAATTCTTCAGGAATATTTTGCCTAAGATTCGATTCAATTATCAGATTTTTTAACCTTTTATTGCACTTTTTACAATTAAAAGGACCTCTTCTTGTTCCAAATCCAGAAGTATCCATTATTACAGGGATTTTAACTTTACTTCGAACTCTTTTTATAATTTCAAGTATGCTCCAGATCCATGGCGGCTGATAGGAGCCCCTACGCCACAGAAGTTCCATAAGAGTTCCTTTATGAATTGTTGCAGGGCAGAAAGATATTCTATCCACCCCTAAATCTTCAGCATATTTAGCAGAAGCAACAGCATCTTCAATAGCCTCTTTTTCAGAGGTTAATATGGGTTTTACAAATAGATAAGCTTTAGATGTGATTTTATGATCTGATTTTAAACTTTTGATTACATTAATGGCTCTTTCAAAGTCATCATTTAAAAAGCCTTTATTTATCTTGTATTTTTTAATGTAATCACTGCTACTTTCAAGCCCAATGCTGACTTCAAATATTTTATCGGGCAGTAATTCAAGACATTCCTTAAGAACTTCTTCTCTTACAAACTCCGGGCGAGATTCAACCACAACTTCTTCGATATTTTTTTCCTCATTTAGCATTTTAAGGATTTCATCACGAGCTTCTTTAGGTAATTCATCTTCATTTAAGAAGCTTCCAGAGACAAAGATTTTAACCACAGTTTTTGGTTTTATTTCATGTCTTTCCATTAAATTTTTAAATATATGAATTAATTCATCTGAAGAAACATTTTCAAGGGGTGAATCTGCTATATAACTGCACATGGTGCATCCGCCTGATTCAGAAAGTGCATGAGCACATCCTGGGGTTGGTAAAATAATAAAAATAGCTTTTCCTATTCCGGAATAGAGCAGATCTTCTGATGACCATGATGCAGATTGTTCTGCTGGTGATTTTTTATCCATTCTTTTAATGGCTTTTTTTCTAATATCATGCATTAATTCTTGAATTTCCATAATTTCAACTGTTTATTTAATTATTTTTAAATAGTCTAATAGAAAAATGAGTATATTTTTACTAATTATTGACTTGATATGTGGAAGATGGTATTAAAATTTGTTCATGAAATTTACAAAAGCATCAAAAATAGCATCAATAATATTTTCAAAAATAAAAAAAAGAAGTTAGATTTAGAATCTGTCTATAACTTCTCCTAATAATTTTATGGATTTTTCTTTGTCAGGACCAATTGGTGAACCTGCTACATATTGGGTTACACCCATTTCTCCAAGAGCTTCGATTTTTGGTACGAAGTCGTCTGGGGTTCCTACAACAGAGAATGCGTCCATTAAAGCGTCGTCTACAGCTCCAATTGCTCCACCGAAGTCTCCTTTACCTAGGAATTCTCCGAATTTAGCACCAGTGTTTGGGTCTAATCCGTGTCTTTCGAATACTGGTGGTGGGGATCCTGCAGCGATGAATGCAACAACAATTTTTGCAGCACCTAATGCTTTGCCTTTATCATCATCTATAGAACAGCATGTGTATGCTGCAACGTCTACATCGGATAATGATTTACCTGCTGCTTCTGCTCCTTCTTTTATGAGTGGAACAGCTGCTTCAAAGTCTTTTGGGTTTGATGCGTTGATTAATGCACCGTCTGAAATTTCTCCAGCGGTTTTGAGCATCATTGGACCTTGTGCACCCATGTAAATAGGGATTTTTTCCTGAACAGCTTTTGTACCCATTAAGTTTGCACCGCTTTCTGTTTTTCCACCTGCAAAGAGTGTTTCAATCATAGCGATTGCATCTTTGATGGTACTAACTGGTTTTGTCCATTCAATTCCGAGAGCATCGAAGGTAGCTTTGTCACCAGGACCCATACCTAATGTTGCTCTTCCGTTTGAAATTTCATCAAGGGTTGTAACAGCAGATGCTGTTATTGCTGGGCTTCTTACATATGGGTTGGTTACACCAGGACCCATCTTAATGGTTTCAGTTCCATCGGCAATTAATGCCAGGGTTTCATATACGTTCTTGTTGTTGTAGTGGTCTGTAATCCACGCGTATTCAAAACCTACATCTTCAGCTAATTTGACTAGCTTAACTATTTTTTCAATAGGTTCATTTGGAACAAATTCAATACCAAACTTCATAGTTTATCACCATTTTAAAATTTATCTGGAGTATAAAAATACTTTGTGTTTTAATTGCAATCGAAAGGTATAAATAGTGGATTTAAAACGATGTCTTCACTTTTATGTGAAAATCCACTAAATAGATTTTATTATATGTAGAACTTGAAGAAATTGAGAGAAATAAAAAATTTATAGGCGAATAATTTAGTTAAAGAGATATATCTAGTATTAAAATTAGCTGTAGATTTATAATATTTCTTTTTAGAATTATGTTAGTATTATGATCTTTAATCAAGTTGCAAT is from Methanobacterium sp. and encodes:
- a CDS encoding GNAT family N-acetyltransferase gives rise to the protein MKIEIFEEGNFEDLYRLFYETIHSVNAKDYRKDQLDTWAPEKIGTEKWKRRIQNYFVVIAKDEDKIIGFGELSPEGCIEMLYVHKNYLSQKVGQKLLESLIKKAKTIHLSRVVTESSITAKPFFEKQGFEILKKQVKTFNNVDFLNYKMKKRI
- the mer gene encoding 5,10-methylenetetrahydromethanopterin reductase — protein: MKFGIEFVPNEPIEKIVKLVKLAEDVGFEYAWITDHYNNKNVYETLALIADGTETIKMGPGVTNPYVRSPAITASAVTTLDEISNGRATLGMGPGDKATFDALGIEWTKPVSTIKDAIAMIETLFAGGKTESGANLMGTKAVQEKIPIYMGAQGPMMLKTAGEISDGALINASNPKDFEAAVPLIKEGAEAAGKSLSDVDVAAYTCCSIDDDKGKALGAAKIVVAFIAAGSPPPVFERHGLDPNTGAKFGEFLGKGDFGGAIGAVDDALMDAFSVVGTPDDFVPKIEALGEMGVTQYVAGSPIGPDKEKSIKLLGEVIDRF
- a CDS encoding archaeosine biosynthesis radical SAM protein RaSEA — protein: MEIQELMHDIRKKAIKRMDKKSPAEQSASWSSEDLLYSGIGKAIFIILPTPGCAHALSESGGCTMCSYIADSPLENVSSDELIHIFKNLMERHEIKPKTVVKIFVSGSFLNEDELPKEARDEILKMLNEEKNIEEVVVESRPEFVREEVLKECLELLPDKIFEVSIGLESSSDYIKKYKINKGFLNDDFERAINVIKSLKSDHKITSKAYLFVKPILTSEKEAIEDAVASAKYAEDLGVDRISFCPATIHKGTLMELLWRRGSYQPPWIWSILEIIKRVRSKVKIPVIMDTSGFGTRRGPFNCKKCNKRLKNLIIESNLRQNIPEEFECECKSRWIGDVKFSDVTRSTCNITNK